The region AAAGGCCTAAACGTGACGCTCAGCATCACGACACCTACGTTTCTTTGTGCCTCGAAccctaaggtctggtctatactacccgcctgaatcggcgggtagaaatcgacctctcggggatcgatttatcgcgtcccgttgggacgcgacaatcgatccccgaatcggcgctctaactccaccagcggaggtggtagtaagcgcccgccgacaaaaagcggcagaagtcgattttgccgccgtcctcacaacggggtaagtcggctgcaatacatcgaattcagctacgctattcatgtagttgaatttgcgtatcttaaatcgactcccccctgtagtgtagatgtaccctaagtgacttgcccaagagcacACAGGACATCTGTGGCAGAAGTCGGAACTGAATCCAGGTTCTGCACCTTAACTGCACCTTAGCCTTCCTCTCAGCACTTTTTAAGGCTGAGCCTCTTGTGAGCGAGGGGTGTAGAAGGAAGCGTTACAATCCATTATCATCGCTGCCAGAAAGCAGCCTGCAAGGAAGAAAAGCCCCTTGAACTCCCAACGGAGGAGTCCTGAGGCTGCTACACAAGATTACAGTGTCAGTTAAAGCGTGCAAGGAAAGCCATAgcggaggggatagctcagtggtttgagcattagcctgctaaacccagggttgtgagctcaatccttgagggggccacttagggatctggggcaaaatcggtacttggtcctgctagtgaaggcagggggctggacttgatgacctttcagggtcccttccagctctataagataggtatatctctctcTCCCTATATATAGGCCACAAAATAGTAGACTGAGGTGATATTGCACTGAGATCCTAGGGAAGAAGGAGGGTTTCTACCTATAAATTGGCAGGAAAAGAGATGTTAATAATGGATGTGGGTGGCAAAGTCTAGGATACCTTAAATAAAGAGAACAGGGTTGGACAGTCACAAAGAAACAGAGACTTCTGCAACCACAATTTTCAAACAGCCATTAGTGATTTTGTTTCCTCTGTTTTTGGGagcccaacttgaaacaccttaaaggggcctcattttcagaaagtggccagcacccaccctctgaaaatcaggccccttttaagGCGTCTCAAGTTGGGCCCCCAAAAATGGAGGCTACCAAAAATCACTAGCCACCGAGGAAAATGTAGGCCTGTGAAACGATATAAAACGCTGGTAAGAGACTACATGGGAAATCTGAACCTATGTACATGGGTGGGCCCAGTCTGGGAGTGAAGTCTATAAACAGAGACAACGGCAGAACCCTGAACACTAAGCAGCATGGGGCTTCATAAACAAACCACTCCAAACAAATCTGGTAGCTTTTTGGAGAATTACAGAACagcactattgacttcaatgggacgaCTCATGCACGCAACCGCTCCATGCCGGGAGTGGAAGGTTCACCATGCAACCCAGGCAGTGGGAATAACCCTCTTACCTCTTTAGTTTCGTTTTGGCTCTTCATGTTTTCAGCGATGAACTGAACGTTGCTAATTACCTCGCCGACTTCAGCGGAGTACTTGACGTGCTCCATCCCCCATTTCATGGGCTGAGGGCTCAATCTTCTTTTGCCGGTAACAAGTTGGTTCACCTTGTCACAGTGGCAGCATCTCTGCTCCTTGTATAATTTAATGTCTCCGTATTGCTTCATCTTGCTAGATTTATTGGCAAGCCCTTTCTTACTCTTTTTAGAGCTGGCTTCCTTCTGCGGCTCTAGAGGTCTCGTCATCATCAGGACTTTGGGCAGGAGCTTGAGAAAGACGCTTTTTACCCATTTGGGCATGGTGTGTGTGGTTGGAGTCCTGTAATGGATGTTCAGCACAAACACTGTGATGACAATTGATAGGGTCACAAATATCATGGTGAAGAGCAGGTATTCGCCAACCAGTGgaatgaccagagaggttgacGGGATTGTCTCTGTGATCACCAACAAAAATACAGTCAGAGAAAGTAGCACTGAGATGCAGAGGGTCACCTTCTCACCACAGTCAGACGGAAGGTAAAAGACTAATAGAGTTAGGAATGAAATGAAGAGACAGGGAATGATCAGATTAATGGTGTAAAACATGGGTAGCCTTCGGATATAAAAGGAGTATGTTATATCTGTATAGATCTCTTCACAACAATTATATTTTATATCGTGTTTATAGCCAGAGGCATCAACTATTTCCCATTCATTGTTTTCCCAAAGGTCATTCATATCCACTTTGGATCCAATAATCAGGAGGTCAATTTTGGCTTTGTCATATGTCCAGGAGCCAAATTTCAGTGAACAATTCTGATGgtcaaagggaaaaaatgtgatgTCCATAGGACAGGAGCTTTTAAAAATAGCAGGTGGAGTCCAAGTGATCATCCCATCATATTTAAGAAGAGCTTTGGTCTTGCTTTCGACTTGAAAATCCCCAACAGCACTAGAAATACAAATGACACAGCGTAAACAATACGAACAAGGAAGTGAAACAGCGTCTTATATAAAACGGTGACCTTTGAAAGATGGCAAACGTAAAAAGCACTATACTTGTTATACAAGACGATATCAGGTTTCCAAATTTTATCCGCCGGCACCCGAACAAATTCAATTCCACCATATTCCATTGGATCCCATCGCAATTTATAGTCATTCCAAATctaaaggaaggaaaaataattatTGTAAGCCTAGTGTTTTCAACTCGTGCGTAAAGATTTGCCTGGAAAAGGTGCGGTGCACCACTAGAAAGCTACGGCTCAGCACTTGGAGAACTTTGAGACACAATGCAACGTCTTAAGTTAATTAACTTAACAGTCCTGCGTCCAGTCCACAAGAGGACTGCTCATGGTTACTCCATCCTCCCTTGCATAGCGCTATGGTTCTAATTACTGGGGATCATTCATGTGGCCTGTCTTCTGGCTTGCTGCTGCTCCATAGCCACCAGCCACGTTAACCTATGTGAGTCTCGTGCGGAGATCCTTCTGCCATGCAGGCAGGTGACACGGGGCCTGCTGTCATTATGATCACAGTCCTGCCTAGAGGCCCAACCAAGGTCAGGGCTGTACATACGCATACAGGACAGTCCTTGTCTTGGAGGATTTACAGTCTatatagacaaggcagacagacagacacacacacaagggaGAGATAAAAGATGTTTTTACCCTGCTAGGAAAGCATACAAGTGAACGTTACCTCCTGACTCTCTCTTTGGTGGTCACGGCTCTTTTTGTTGGCGCGAAGGGCAAAGCGGCTGCAGGAAGCAACGCAAGCAGTGCAAGTGGGGGTTTACACAGGAAGGAACGGGTGTGCTGTTTACCTGTCTGCACAATATCTCCCTGAATGTTTGGAAAATCGGAGCAAATTTGGTTGCTCTGTTAAGCACCCAAAATTATTGGCTTCCGGATGAATCAGGCATGTAGATTGCTTTTAGGAAATTATTCCTGTCTGTGTGCAGACCTGCATATTTAATTGTCCCTCTTGTGCATAGGCCACGCCCAATGACATGAAATGTAGCAGATGAAATGCACAGTAACACAGTTGGTGGCGAAGAATACACAACAGAAATGTGGGAGAACCCTTTGCATAATTTCAAATATTATGGTACTTAAGTTATGAAACCTTTCAATTGTGCCCTTGGTTAGACTGAGTTCTCTTGAgctgtgggctggtctacactacgaagtTTGTCGTTAAAATTTCATGCTCCATGCCATGtcattaagctgacctaagccccagcGCACACCTTGCGAGGTCGACGAAAGAATTCTGCCAGCAATGCAGCTGCTGCAATGTTTCTAGTGCAGACCTAGCGTGTTTCTATTAGCAAAGAGATGTTTAGTCTTTAGATCGAATTCAGGCCATTCAAAGCCCAGTGCTGATGCAAAACACATACTGATGAGCAGTGCTGACACTTACATGTCGCAGCCACAGGTTGGTTTCCATAATCTGATTGACTTCATCCTAGAGAGACATAAATCAATGGAGACTTTTCAGTCCCACACATCCATTACAGCATCCGGAGACAGTTACCGGCTAGCCCAAGACAGACAGGAACCAAAACACACATAGGTCTTGATCCAGCAAAGTCCTGAagtacatgcctaactttaagcacccgaGTCATCCCATTGTAGTCAGTGGACACAAAGTTACACaggtgtttaagtgctttgctggtttAATGTGCTGCGTctacacaacacaacacacaatGCAATGCTTTGTCAACGTTAAGGAAAACTGCCCCAGTGTAACTACGTCGATGTAGTCATGCCAGTGCAAACCTCGAACGTAAATGCACTCACGCTAGTACTGAATTCAATGGCTGTTGCATTGGGGCCCTAAAGAGAGATTGCAGAGGCTTGGGAACATGCGTTAATTGCAAACagcttaggccctgtctacactacggCTACAGTGGCACAAGTACAGAGCTGCCGCTATGCCCGGTAGGAGCAGAGTACAGACGCTCCCTACAtggacagaaggggtttttcccatcagtgtagttaattcacctctcCAAGGGGCAGTTACTAGGATGACAGAAGAATTCCAtagacctagctgtgtctacactgctcaACCTAACTACAGCACTCAGGGTGTGACATTTTACACAGCCCTGAGAGAGGTAACTAGATTGACCtacattttaggtgtagaccaggccttacttcgGGTGGGTAATAAAAGTTAAGCATTTGGGGCCAGACTTTAAAGgcctttaggtacctaaagatgcagctaaGTGCCTAAgaggattttcaaatgcacctaggCCCATTGGGAGGCAGGTGCCTAGgcgcttttgaaaaccccactaggtgCCCATGTATACCTGtaggcacccaaatacctttgaaaatctgccccttagtTGATAAAATCCAAGAGGCTGGCTTATGATTTTTCAATatccaaaaatatatatagctCCACTTATGTgtcagtgtgagtgtgtgtgtgagagaaaaagcaaacaggaaaactCCTTTAAACCATCCACAAAAGAGTACAGTTTAATCAGATTCTGCACTTGTACGTCTTGAACCGTTAACTCAAGAAAGTTCTAATCATCTGAGCCTTGAAGATTACAGAACTGCGTCTACACAACATGCAAAGAAAATGGCAAGGTCTGTACACACACGAAACTTGTAAATGGCTATTTGCATGTGCACCCACGCTGATTGCACGTGCAATCGTGTGTGTAAATTATGTGCATGCAATTGTGCTTGTAAACTTCTAAAGTCAGCACCCATGTATCTATTAAGCATTCTGTAATTAATCTTACCACATTTGCAAGCTGTGTAATTGCCACTTCAAAATGTACTGTCACAGGATCAGATACATTTTCCACCGGTCTGATGAAGTGGTTGTAATGGGAGAAAAGTTTTTGAAATAACCGTTCTTCTGGTTCACATGCTGAGCAACCTGCAGTGACAAAAATTAACAGAAAGCAGTTGCTGAAGAGGCGGGAAAGAGGCGAGAGAAAATTTCAGGCCTGATTTTCACTGGGTCCTCAACCCAGCCTCCACTTGTTAATGCAGACATTTGGTGCACTGACACATGAATGCACGGTTTTGATAGAAGAGGGCTCCTTAAGCTAGCATAGCAAGATCCAGTGGCCAgatgctgaagctagacaaattctgaaTAGAAGTAAGATGCAACTTATTACCAGAGTGTgtaaataaccattggaacaacttgcctaGGGAGGATGTGGTGGATTACCCaattgtgacataccagggtacagtctagactaatgagcagctgtgtcacTTCTGGCCTGCAACCTTGGGTgtcttacaatgccttgctgaagtagcttcCACCTGGGtcgctcacaaacagccttccagcatgccaaccacaccctgagtgtctgtgtgtaactgcagcctgccagccacacacaggttacactctggctctcaccagcctgggttatattgcaaggtgaccccaacacacctccagccctctcctggacaatacaaattatttaaggtctgttatttctttaaaagaataaCATGCACACAACTTGCCATCCCAAAaggagtttcccagacacttcagtttaaacacatcGGATTAGATAAAccaataaaacatgtttattaactacaaagaaagattttaagtgagtacaagtaatgaggcataaaagtcagaaatggttacaagaaaaataaaggcaaaacgCTTACTGGTCTCTGACTTAAACTATATTAAATACAAAGCAAAGTTCTCTCACCatgtgctttcagcagtcttactgaacAAGCTCCTTAGGTCAGGACTGTTTCTCAAGGGGccaccacatgaaattaataggtagcagctttaaaacaaacacaagaaagtattttttcatgcaacgcactgtcaacctctggaactccttgccagagggtgttgtgacagccaatactataacggggttcaaaagggagctagatagattcatggaagataggtccatcaatggctattagccaggataggtaggaatggtgtccctagcccagaatttgccagaagctgggattgggtgacagggcatggaccacttgatgataacctgtctgttcattccctttggggcacctgccattggcccctgttggaagacaggatattgggctagacggacctttggtctgacccaatatggccgttcttatgttctctcagAATCCAACGAAGGCTTCCTTTGTCACTTCAGGTGCTGTgaagggcaggaggagagaaaggggccccttggggtgtttgtccctcctttgtATAGTTACAGTccctctcttgaaaaacatttctagcTGGGCACTAGGAGagagagtctatgtggaaggatgttccctgctgcttttttcctcacctgtttgagcttcctttgtttcccttcctgcctggtgactgtttactgcttaaatgcaaattaagcagaacaCACATTCCTTTCTTTAGAACAGACttgtttgccaacctcagtttggaacatgtgttaataacagcACACAGTGGAATCTTACAACCTCATATATAATGTTGCCACTCATTTTATCAGGATGATactgatcagcaagttatgagttttaaaaTGCTACCTTATCAGGTATACTTCTACAAAAATTATTATAATAGTCTGTAGGGTGTGAATGCAGGGGTGCATTCTGTCAcaccatcacttgaagtctttaaaacaatATTGGATGTTTGGTATTATTAAGattattattagagctggtcgGAGAATGGAATTTCCATTCATTGAGAAATTCTGaagttttgaatgttttttttttccattctgaattggaacaaaaagctGTATTTTCATAATTTCCTGTAGGATGAAATCCCTCCAAAATTTCAGTCCAGAACTAGCAAAAATTTTCAATTTGGAactactgaaacattttgttttgataagggCAAAACATTATagattacatttattttacattaaacaacattagaatattttaatatgaagTCAAAACAAAAAGGAATTGAAAAGATagacaaaatgaaatgtttcaatatgACTGAAATCAAGAAACTCAAAATAAACTGTTGTGACTTTTTTCCCGTTGAAGATTTTGTCAAAATCTTACAGTGAAAAGTGTGCCTATGAAActttttgattttgatgaaactgctttttccaacagaaaaactaTTCCATCTAGAATTGCCAACTTTCTCGAGGATCCTCCGGTGGGCAAGAGCCGGTGTAGCGCTCCCTGCAGCAATGCCCTCCTCCTGGCCAATGGTACGCAGGACTGGATGTGGCCAGGCACAAGGAGGCCTAGCTAAGGTATTCCTGCATCCAGCTGATCCCTGTCCACTGTAACAGCTCCTTGGGGTTGCTGACAACTGATGTAGATCAGATCAGCCTTTAGGCGT is a window of Malaclemys terrapin pileata isolate rMalTer1 chromosome 6, rMalTer1.hap1, whole genome shotgun sequence DNA encoding:
- the CHRNA6 gene encoding neuronal acetylcholine receptor subunit alpha-6, encoding MSLIKGCSACEPEERLFQKLFSHYNHFIRPVENVSDPVTVHFEVAITQLANVDEVNQIMETNLWLRHIWNDYKLRWDPMEYGGIEFVRVPADKIWKPDIVLYNNAVGDFQVESKTKALLKYDGMITWTPPAIFKSSCPMDITFFPFDHQNCSLKFGSWTYDKAKIDLLIIGSKVDMNDLWENNEWEIVDASGYKHDIKYNCCEEIYTDITYSFYIRRLPMFYTINLIIPCLFISFLTLLVFYLPSDCGEKVTLCISVLLSLTVFLLVITETIPSTSLVIPLVGEYLLFTMIFVTLSIVITVFVLNIHYRTPTTHTMPKWVKSVFLKLLPKVLMMTRPLEPQKEASSKKSKKGLANKSSKMKQYGDIKLYKEQRCCHCDKVNQLVTGKRRLSPQPMKWGMEHVKYSAEVGEVISNVQFIAENMKSQNETKEVEDDWKYVAMVIDRVFLWVFIVLCVFGTGGLFLQPLIADT